Proteins from one Ananas comosus cultivar F153 linkage group 5, ASM154086v1, whole genome shotgun sequence genomic window:
- the LOC109709983 gene encoding probable WRKY transcription factor 13 translates to MVAHHQIIKLLLLQLLQPGEQALTYGHGRKLEGPLLSSKRTIIGAEHQIKMNANNNNNNNNNKDNNNNNTNNSSVNYKSTSNTINALSVGGVRMKKVKKRRKVRDPRFCFKTMSEVDVLDDGYKWRKYGQKVVKNTQHPRSYYRCSQDNCRVKKRVERSADDPRMVITTYEGRHVHSPSHEDVDQAQAASQVSFFW, encoded by the exons ATGGTTGCTCATCATCAGATCatcaagctgctgctgctgcagcttctTCAGCCCGGAGAGCAAGCACTAACCTATG GCCATGGGAGGAAGCTAGAGGGCCCACTTTTGAGCAGCAAGAGAACAATAATTGGAGCGGAGCACCAAATCAAGATGAAtgctaacaacaacaacaacaacaacaacaacaaagataacaataacaacaacaccAATAATAGCAGTGTTAATTACAAGAGCACTAGTAATACTATCAACGCTCTATCGGTCGGCGGTGTGAGgatgaagaaggtgaagaagaggaggaaggtgAGAGACCCAAGATTTTGTTTCAAGACCATGAGCGAGGTGGATGTGTTAGATGATGGTTACAAGTGGAGAAAATATGGCCAAAAAGTTGTGAAGAACACCCAACACCCAAG GAGCTATTACCGGTGCTCGCAGGACAACTGCCGGGTGAAGAAGAGGGTGGAGAGGTCGGCGGATGACCCGCGAATGGTGATCACGACGTACGAAGGGCGGCACGTGCATTCCCCGTCCCACGAGGACGTTGATCAGGCCCAAGCTGCATCTCAAGTTAGCTTCTTTTGGTAG